From Lutra lutra chromosome 14, mLutLut1.2, whole genome shotgun sequence, a single genomic window includes:
- the DYDC1 gene encoding DPY30 domain-containing protein 1 isoform X1 produces the protein MESRYLQKCLGTCLTQGLAEVARIRPVDPIEYLGLWIYKYKENMTMEQLRQKEMADLEHERELAVIEREMMERLKAEELLFQQQQLAFQLELEMQEKERQRIEELQRAQEELEKEMRMNTENIAKSEDSSHSEDVTSDTSKTLAEISDRYGAPNLSRVEELDEPMLSDVALNIDQDL, from the exons ATGGAGTCAAGGTATCTTCAAAAGTGCCTTGGGACATGTCTAACTCAAGGTCTTGCAGAAGTGGCAAGAATTCGCCCAGTGGATCCAATAGAATATTTAGGATTGTGGATTTACAAATATAAGGAAAACATGACCATGGAACAACTG agacagaaggaaatggCCGACCTGGAGCATGAGAGAGAACTAGCTGTGATAGAGCGGGAGATGATGGAGAGGCTCAAAGCAGAGGAGCTCCTGTTCCAGCAG CAACAGCTGGCATTCCAGCTGGAGTTGGAAatgcaagaaaaagagagacaaagaatagAAGAGCTACAGAGAGCTCAAGAAGAATTAGAGAAG gaGATGAgaatgaatacagaaaatataGCTAAGAGTGAAGATAGTTCACATTCAGAG GATGTCACATCAGACACAAGCAAAACACTAGCTGAAATTAGCGATCGATATGGGGCACCTAACCTGAGCAGAGTGGAAGAACTTGATGAGCCAATGCTATCTGAT gTTGCATTAAACATTGATCAAGATTTGTAG
- the DYDC1 gene encoding DPY30 domain-containing protein 1 isoform X2 — translation MESRYLQKCLGTCLTQGLAEVARIRPVDPIEYLGLWIYKYKENMTMEQLRQKEMADLEHERELAVIEREMMERLKAEELLFQQQQLAFQLELEMQEKERQRIEELQRAQEELEKDVTSDTSKTLAEISDRYGAPNLSRVEELDEPMLSDVALNIDQDL, via the exons ATGGAGTCAAGGTATCTTCAAAAGTGCCTTGGGACATGTCTAACTCAAGGTCTTGCAGAAGTGGCAAGAATTCGCCCAGTGGATCCAATAGAATATTTAGGATTGTGGATTTACAAATATAAGGAAAACATGACCATGGAACAACTG agacagaaggaaatggCCGACCTGGAGCATGAGAGAGAACTAGCTGTGATAGAGCGGGAGATGATGGAGAGGCTCAAAGCAGAGGAGCTCCTGTTCCAGCAG CAACAGCTGGCATTCCAGCTGGAGTTGGAAatgcaagaaaaagagagacaaagaatagAAGAGCTACAGAGAGCTCAAGAAGAATTAGAGAAG GATGTCACATCAGACACAAGCAAAACACTAGCTGAAATTAGCGATCGATATGGGGCACCTAACCTGAGCAGAGTGGAAGAACTTGATGAGCCAATGCTATCTGAT gTTGCATTAAACATTGATCAAGATTTGTAG